ACGGAGGTCAAAAGATCACGGTAATCCGAAAGCGGTAACGCGCAGAAACTTGCAATCGCGCGAAGTAGTGGGGTTATCTCCAGTTCCGTGGATTATAAAAAGGGAAGCGTCAACCGAGAAAGTCAGTGAGTACCGAACAACGACACGTGTCACTTTGAAAATGGGTTCGTCATCAATGTCTCCGTGTCTCCACGTGGCGAGCTTCATCGCTATTCTGGGACTTTTCATCTCGACAGAGGCTCGTGTCGATCAAGTCGGTAAGTGAATACCGttgatttcgaaaaagttgCGAAAGGTCTGCCAGAGTGAATGAAATTAAAGGCGCGTGTCAGGTCAAACCAGGTTCATCCCGCAAGGCTACACCATGTGGATGGGCAACACCGTCGCTTACAAGGTTCACAACGAACCGCGGACCTGGCACGAAGCGGTGCAAGTTTGCAGAGGCGAAGGAGCTCGCCTGGCGATAATCGACAGCTACGGGAAGGTTCGAGTCATCGGCGCAATGAAGCCGTTCAACGCCTACGTCTGGGTCGGAGTGTCGCGATCGGATCCGCAGCATCCTTGGATAACGGCGGACGAAGGTAAGTGCCCGATTACCGAATCCGAGGATTCGCGATCCCTGACTAATTAATTCGCGACTCCCTCCGCCAGGCGCCTCGATGTACAACATTCCTTGGGCACCGACGAAACCTTGGGGCCCGTTCAACTGCCTCACCGTCCGAGGGTGCAACCGGGGATTGAGCAACGAGGACTGCAGCCAGCGAAAGGGATTCGTCTGCGAAGCGGTGATGATAGGCTCGAAAGCCGAATTTGTGTGATTAGGTCAGCTTGAACGAATTGGCTGACTGATGTCGTTGACACGAAAACTGGTATCATGATGATTTATACTTTACAATTTAACCATATCGTTAAACCTTgacatatatattcaaattctaTAACCTAACCTTTTCAATTCTACAAGTGTAATGCTTCAAGATCTCTGGTTTCATAAGTATCACAAGTAGAACTCATAGCTTGAATTAATTAAGACGAGTCGGTCAGAAGTCGTACTTAATTTGTTACTTTATCATTACTAATCGGAAAACAGAAACGACCTTTGTAATCTGACACGAGAAAGTGAGATAATACCGACACTGTATGCGGATGTTGAAGCAAATAATAAtctgaaaaacaataaaaaatttgtaaactaATTGGAATAAACATAAGATAGATAGATTCCTACATATAGTAGCGTTTGTGTTATGATGGGTTTTTTCTCTTATCGAAAACAATAACTGGGCAAAACAGTCAAAGACTGATTACGACCTCGACTACATGACGTAATCCATTATCTACGAAGTATATTTACGGCGTAAGGCCTGCCTCAACAGATAACCCAGTCATCTGTAACCGGGGATAGTTTATCTACATTACTTGCGTAAAAAAGTCACGATTGCTCTGATAAAATGGATCACCAGAATCACACACGTGCCTCAATGAACAACCTCCTCAAGTCCGAATGTAATCGCAACGAGGTAAACGACCGTTAACCCAAGTTAAGACTGTAAATAACTCGTCTCGGATAAATGAGCTTAAACGAGTCACTTGATTCGGTGTAATCAATATTCTTCATGCCTATCTCAATGAATACAAAGTCGCTTATCGACTCGACCTGACCCAAGGATTTTAACTTATCAAGAACATTTATCGTACGTAATAGCTCTGAGCAATCGTGCGACTGAATGGGAATTCCGTCTGAATAAACAGACTGGTGAACTTTCACCCGAAGCTTTAGTAAAAACCtcgcgatgaaaatttcatcgtaTGATTTCGAGTGCAGCTCAATCGCTGATCGTTTGATATTTTGACAATTCACAGTTTTTACCATTCTGTGGTGGGTCATAAATGGTACGTCTGAACGAGGGATGAGCATCGATGGATCAGTATCGATATTAAGATAATATCGTAGACAAAACATCGATATTTTTCCCCACCAATTTGAGTGAGTTTACGAACCCCATGACTAGAAAGTAAGAGAGAAGGAGAtgaaatttcggaaaacaAAGTTGGGCTGGGTTTCAttagttatattttttattagtttAATAGCTAGTGTAGTAACAATTTCTGCCACTTGCCACATTCGTGTTCTTTGGTCGTTCaaatattatgattattaaGCATTGACCAGTCGTTGACAGCTGCCATCGTCCCTGGTCTGAACTTTGACCCCGAATTTTGTATTCGTCAAAAATGCTCGCGAATCTACGGATGCGAGTGAAAATTTGCACCGAGTTGAAGGGAggatgaaaagaagaagaagaagaagaaggaaaaaaagaagaagcggGAAATAATCGATCAGAGGAAAATTTAGACGGGTAGTTTTTTATGACTCCCAACGGAGAAAGTGGCGGAAGGGGATGAAGCGGAGAAGTTCTACCCGTAACGGTGACGACCCTTGGCCCAAAACCTGGACCACCCGGTCGAAGATACATCTACTCTCACGAATTCGTCTTCCAGGTTGTTGCGATTGTGTGCGAGAAGCTCACCAACGGGGAAAAAAAGCTGCGTCCGTATAGTAAGTAAGGAGGGGCGAAGAGATGTCGAGGGGTAAGATTTCCCCTAGACGTATTAAAGGGGCGGTTGGATAAAAAACGGTCGCGGTTTCTGGGGTGgatattgttttttataaCCGGAGAGACGATGACTGAGCATGTTTTCCAGTCGTTTCTTCGTTCTCATTTACTCTCCACGATTAATCTCTCACGATcgaattgaaatcaaattatCCCCAAATTTCGTTATCATTACCGTCAGTGTAATTATCCTACATTTGTCCCCCTGTAATTGCGAACTAGCAGTCACACTTTGACTCAAGTTATTTTGTCGCggaacgaaataataatatcgtagggtaaaaaaaaaaaaaaaaaatttaattaatcatGTAATCGATTCGATCAAGTCCcacctttatttttcttcttttaaacTGACGAAACGTATCGTCGATGTTACAGTCTTAGTCTTTCGTAATTTCAGACTGAATCAAAAAACCCATAATCCGATACATTGTTCTCGTATATAAAAGGCAATGTTTCGAGGGattaaatttacatttgaCAGGTTTCTTTGAGTACCCGGCAATAATGGAGATTCAACGTCGCCTGCCGGTAATTAGAAAGATTAATTAGAACGAAGCCGGGCTTCTCTGCGTCCATTGAGTTTAAAAAGAAGCTCAACAAGTTTGCGAGGGTTTTTGAACGTTGGATTTGAAGCGGACagaaattagaaaatgaaaatccttTTCCTCCTCCGTCGCGAAtgatttgtgaaaattgttcgtaagctcggaaaagaaaaaaacaacgcgAGGGATGAGAGTTCCCgggttttaaaataatttctgtcCGC
This region of Neodiprion fabricii isolate iyNeoFabr1 chromosome 7, iyNeoFabr1.1, whole genome shotgun sequence genomic DNA includes:
- the LOC124186148 gene encoding CD209 antigen-like protein E: MGSSSMSPCLHVASFIAILGLFISTEARVDQVGQTRFIPQGYTMWMGNTVAYKVHNEPRTWHEAVQVCRGEGARLAIIDSYGKVRVIGAMKPFNAYVWVGVSRSDPQHPWITADEGASMYNIPWAPTKPWGPFNCLTVRGCNRGLSNEDCSQRKGFVCEAVMIGSKAEFV